From one Brachypodium distachyon strain Bd21 chromosome 4, Brachypodium_distachyon_v3.0, whole genome shotgun sequence genomic stretch:
- the LOC100836813 gene encoding gamma-tubulin complex component 3, giving the protein MDDHQTQDLVKELVLRLLSAESGGGGRDAGGALRFAHRLLSSRLAPAVLPDEHALAESIKRRLASSGRPDDALAFADLHSKLSVRSRPASLWPLLYLLDSLSSHRRSAAAASCLPNLPMAGTPRAPAATGGKPASRVPGAPPGGVVLVSKDPDNIREMALREYTELVLDETEVSEAALVRDVLYACQGIDGRYVRYDKGRDTYDLPDAIRVPRSTRTLVRKLCELGCLFRKVRGFISDNIRRLPSDAATEVGTVAQAFCSALQEELSDYYKLLAVLESYSLNPIPTPGSDSGVSGNYLSLRRLVVWLAEPAVRMRLMAVLVDGCRGLRGGGMAGAIHGHAQHGDPMFQDFMSRLLRRVCSPLFEMVRSWVLEGELEDVFGEFFIVGQPVKAECLWREGYLIQSDMLPTFISPVLAQRILRTGKSINFLKVCCDDNGWADAATEAAAYVGTTTSRGGLGYGQIDALEALVVEAAKRIDQRLMDVIHKRYQFKDHCLAIKRYLLLGQGDFVQYLMDVVGPELSEPANRISSFHLAGLLETAIRASDAQYDDRDILDRIKVKMMDHGDGDRGWDVFSLEYDARVPLDTVFTASVMKMYLKIFNFLWKLKRVDHSLTGVWKTMKPNCIVSSPFYKEGTSIRVQFVSVLRKCQVLFNEMNHFVTNFQYYIMFEVLEISWARFSEEMDAAKDLDDLLTGHDKYLTSIVEKSLLGERSQGILRNLFALFDIILQFRSHADRWFERIYDLQLRGKGKSKTKSKEAGSWLDGGRKAMIQLAGELFRKMGEDLDSIAKDYTASLDAFISQLPLQQHVDLKFLLFRLDFTEYYSRVSSNK; this is encoded by the exons ATGGACGACCACCAAACACAGGATCTCGTCAAGGAGctcgtcctccgcctcctctccgccgAATCTGGTGGCGGGGGACGCGATGCGGGCGGCGCGCTGCGGTTCGCGCACCGGCTGCTCTCTAGCCGCCTCGCCCCCGCCGTCCTCCCCGACGAGCACGCGCTCGCGGAGTCCATCAAGCGCCGCCTCGCGTCCTCCGGCCGCCCCGACGATGCCCTCGCCTTCGCCGATCTGCACTCCAAGCTCTCCGTCCGATCCCGCCCCGCCTCCCTCTGGCCGCTCCTCTACCTGCTCGACTCGCTCTCCTCTCAccgccgctccgccgccgccgcctcctgcctCCCCAACCTCCCCATGGCCGGGACGCCGCGTGCCCCGGCAGCAACCGGAGGGAAGCCAGCCTCGCGGGTGCCCGGTGCGCCGCCAGGTGGCGTGGTGCTGGTCTCTAAGGATCCGGATAACATCCGCGAAATGGCGCTGCGGGAGTACACTGAACTGGTACTTGACGAGACGGAGGTGTCAGAGGCTGCGCTCGTGCGTGACGTTCTATATGCCTGCCAGGGTATTGACGGCCGGTATGTTCGGTATGACAAGGGCAGGGACACCTATGACCTCCCTGATGCCATCCGCGTGCCACGCTCCACTCGCACCCTTGTTCGCAAGCTGTGTGAGCTTGGGTGTCTGTTCCGCAAAGTGCGAGGATTCATTTCTGACAACATAAGACGCTTGCCCTCTGATGCTGCCACTGAGGTCGGCACAGTTGCTCAGGCcttctgctctgctctgcagGAGGAGCTATCTGATTACTATAAGCTACTTGCTGTTCTTGAGTCTTACTCATTGAATCCGATTCCAACACCAGGTTCTGATTCAGGTGTTTCTGGTAATTACCTCTCACTGCGTCGTCTTGTTGTGTGGCTTGCTGAGCCTGCGGTGAGGATGCGCTTAATGGCTGTATTGGTGGATGGATGCCGGGGTTTGAGAGGTGGTGGGATGGCTGGTGCGATCCATGGGCATGCACAGCATGGGGATCCCATGTTTCAAGATTTTATGAGCCGATTGCTGCGGCGGGTATGCTCACCACTATTTGAAATGGTCCGCAGCTGGGTGCTTGAAGGGGAGTTGGAGGATGTGTTTGGAGAGTTCTTCATTGTTGGGCAGCCAGTGAAGGCTGAATGTTTGTGGCGGGAGGGCTACCTTATTCAGTCTGATATGCTGCCCACTTTCATTTCTCCAGTATTGGCCCAGAGGATTCTTAGGACGGGGAAGTCAATCAACTTTCTTAAAGTTTGCTGTGACGACAATGGTTGGGCTGATGCCGCCACTGAGGCTGCAGCCTATGTTGGGACCACAACTAGCCGAGGTGGGCTTGGGTATGGGCAGATTGATGCTTTGGAGGCATTGGTGGTCGAAGCAGCCAAGAGAATTGATCAGCGGTTGATGGATGTTATCCATAAGCGGTATCAATTTAAAGACCATTGTCTTGCTATCAAGAGATACTTGCTTCTTGGGCAGGGTGATTTTGTTCAGTATCTAATGGATGTTGTAGGGCCTGAGTTGTCTGAACCTGCCAATCGGATTAGCTCCTTTCACCTTGCTGGCTTGCTTGAGACTGCAATACGAGCATCTGATGCACAGTATGATGATCGCGACATCTTGGACCGGATAAAGGTAAAGATGATGGATCATGGAGACGGTGATCGTGGCTGGGACGTCTTCTCCTTGGAGTATGATGCTAGGGTCCCTCTGGATACGGTGTTCACAGCTTCAGTCATGAAGATGTACCTCAAGATATTCAACTTTCTATGGAAGCTTAAGCGTGTTGATCATTCCTTGACTGGAGTTTGGAAGACAATGAAACCTAATTGCATCGTTTCTTCTCCATTTTACAAGGAAGGAACAAGCATCAGGGTGCAGTTTGTTTCAGTTCTTCGCAAATGCCAAGTTCTCTTTAATGAAATGAACCATTTTGTGACCAACTTCCAGTACTACATTATGTTTGAGGTTCTGGAGATTTCCTGGGCTCGTTTCTCGGAAGAAATGGATGCAGCAAAAGATTTGGACGATCTTCTCACGGGACATGATAAATACCTCACCTCAATTGTGGAGAAGTCCCTCCTTGGTGAGCGATCCCAGGGAATTTTGAGAAATCTTTTTGCACTGTTTGACATCATATTACAGTTTCGCAGCCATGCTGATAGGTGGTTTGAACGGATATATGACTTGCAACTAAG GGGAAAGGGTAaatcaaaaacaaaatctaaGGAAGCGGGTTCATGGTTGGATGGAGGCAGAAAAGCCATGATTCAGCTTGCCGGAGAGCTTTTTCGGAAGATGGGTGAAGATTTGGATAGCATCGCGAAAGATTATACAGCTTCTCTTGATGCATTTATCTCTCAGTTGCCCCTCCAGCAACATGTTGATTTGAAGTTTCTTCTGTTCCGTTTGGACTTCACAGAATACTACAGTCGTGTTTCCTCCAACAAATGA
- the LOC112268573 gene encoding putative cyclin-dependent kinase F-2: MSLAGCTMSRWICDSNDIFGVLWIFVEISRWILVLLKNLRVRLAARLTLASGGAAGTTAGQLADLLAMIDEHTAAGTMSGKQVAEICSTIDASCHDAREIRCEKGRRWRRGPDVGSTRCYKQLHRLGKGSFGLVVKAQHRDTGQIVALKTIHARDGARRPDVGELLREACFMVACHGHPFLVGLHGVARNPDTKEYCLVMNYVGPTLHETVDRRMERHGHAFPEADVRRVMRQLLIGARAMHERRIIHRDIKPKNILIGDDDGVKICDYGVAMFTAKAELPFAQAGTPSYMAPEVLLEKPEYDERVDLWSLGCVMAELLSGQVLFERDDKMDQLRKIFDTLGVPGKRTWQGFKSTLLVQEVQQWRAQQQEAPHHDRLRELFPEEVLSKDGFHVLKGLLRCNPSKRLTAATALRSSWFKDDAINTPEADKIGGTVLARETVVSLRWVLISAWARFRQVMLSIGASALLRHKALPQSVAL, translated from the coding sequence ATGTCCCTCGCCGGTTGCACCATGTCCCGTTGGATTTGTGACTCTAACGACATCTTCGGAGTTTTATGGATTTTCGTAGAAATATCAAGGTGGATACTGGTGCTGCTCAAAAACCTGCGGGTGCGGTTGGCAGCACGGCTCACGCTTGCCTCTGGCGGGGCCGCCGGAACAACGGCCGGGCAACTCGCTGACCTACTTGCGATGATCGACGAGCACACCGCTGCGGGAACAATGAGCGGCAAGCAGGTCGCCGAAATCTGCTCCACGATCGATGCTAGCTGCCATGACGCTAGGGAAATTCGTTGCGAGAaagggaggaggtggcggcgtggCCCCGACGTCGGCAGCACCCGCTGCTACAAGCAGTTGCATCGGCTCGGCAAGGGCTCCTTCGGGCTTGTCGTCAAGGCGCAGCACCGCGACACCGGCCAGATCGTCGCCCTCAAGACCATCCACGCACGAGACGGCGCCAGGCGTCCGGATGTTGGCGAGCTGCTGAGGGAGGCCTGCTTCATGGTGGCGTGCCATGGGCACCCTTTCCTGGTCGGCCTCCATGGCGTCGCGCGCAACCCGGACACCAAGGAGTATTGTCTCGTCATGAATTATGTCGGGCCGACCCTGCACGAAACAGTGGACAGGCGCATGGAACGACACGGCCATGCGTTCCCGGAGGCCGATGTGCGCCGAGTCATGCGGCAGCTGCTGATAGGCGCCCGGGCGATGCACGAGCGCCGCATCATCCATCGGGATATCAAGCCTAAAAACATCCTCATTggtgacgacgacggcgtcaAGATCTGCGACTATGGGGTGGCCATGTTCACGGCCAAGGCAGAGCTGCCGTTTGCGCAGGCTGGTACGCCCTCGTACATGGCGCCGGAGGTGCTGCTGGAGAAACCGGAATACGACGAGCGCGTCGACCTCTGGTCGCTCGGATGCGTCATGGCAGAGCTGCTCTCTGGCCAGGTGCTGTTCGAGAGGGACGACAAGATGGACCAACTCCGGAAGATATTCGACACGCTTGGCGTGCCGGGGAAGAGAACGTGGCAGGGCTTCAAGTCGACGCTCCTAGTCCAAGAGGTGCAGCAATGGCGAGCGCAGCAACAAGAAGCACCGCACCATGATCGGCTGCGAGAGCTGTTCCCGGAGGAGGTGCTGTCGAAAGACGGATTTCATGTTCTGAAAGGACTCCTCAGGTGCAACCCCAGCAAGAGGCTGACGGCAGCCACAGCGCTCCGATCTTCATGGTTCAAAGACGATGCCATCAACACTCCTGAAGCTGATAAGATCGGTGGCACGGTGTTGGCCAGGGAGACAGTGGTGTCATTACGTTGGGTGCTGATCAGTGCTTGGGCAAGGTTCAGGCAGGTAATGTTATCCATTGGCGCGTCAGCACTGCTCAGGCACAAGGCATTGCCCCAGTCCGTTGCCTTGTGA
- the LOC106866628 gene encoding formin-like protein 14 yields MSTSSAEIVNFFCHACGATVPGPAPSSIFHFTLCPRCGEGYLDDCPAAPNQAPLPAWLLRLPPPPPPWLSPPPSAGSSSRRASASAYSSPWSPPLALLPPPPPLHHGAPPRGSTSPLTSRSSATSTSQQIGLRPPPPPPWLLLPPPPTTLRHSWDDVTSLIPSDEESPPPPPPPPRRPPPVSNSTDHDSAMSQAPAPPESVAALPTVAVSDAALVCPICTDRLILLLPQPAEAARQLPCGHVYHSGCIVKWLSLRNSCPVCRSSIPAMPPPSATTDTAAASSSASPQPEMGRRPRGRRIRRICSRLLRYMDISRGRQANTSSSGDVRVS; encoded by the coding sequence atgtccacctcctccgccgagATCGTGAACTTCTTCTGCCATGCCTGCGGGGCGACTGTCCCGGGGCCTGCCCCATCCTCCATCTTCCACTTTACCCTCTGCCCGCGCTGCGGGGAGGGCTACCTCGACGACTGCCCCGCTGCGCCCAACCAAGCGCCGCTCCCAGCgtggctgctgcggctgccgcctccaccgcccccATGGCTGTCCCCACCGCCTTCCGCCGGCTCGTCCTCCCGCAGAGCGTCGGCTTCGGCGTACTCCTCTCCCTGGTCCCCCCCTCTGGCTCTGTtgcccccaccgccgccactccACCACGGCGCGCCTCCGCGTGGGTCGACGTCTCCTTTGACCTCGCGCTCGTCCGCCACGTCGACGTCTCAGCAGATCGGCCtgcgtcctcctccgcctccgccttggctgctgctgccgccgccgcccacgacgCTCCGCCATTCGTGGGATGACGTCACCTCGCTGATCCCCTCCGACGAGGAGagcccgcccccgcccccgcctccaccgcggCGGCCCCCGCCTGTTTCCAATTCCACCGACCACGACTCCGCCATGTCCcaagcgcccgcgccgccggagtCCGTCGCCGCCCTGCCCACCGTCGCCGTGTCCGACGCCGCGCTGGTCTGCCCCATCTGCACGGATCGCCTcatcctgctgctgccgcaaCCGGCCGAGGCCGCGCGGCAGCTTCCCTGCGGCCACGTGTACCACTCCGGCTGCATCGTGAAGTGGCTGTCGCTGCGCAACTCCTGCCCAGTCTGCCGCAGCAGCATCCCGGCGATGCCGCCCCCCTCCGCCACAACAGACACTGCTGCGGCCTCATCGTCGGCATCACCTCAGCCGGAGATGGGCCGGAGGCCGAGGGGCCGCCGGATCAGAAGGATTTGCTCCAGGTTGCTCAGGTACATGGATATTAGCCGTGGTCGTCAGGCAAATACTTCTAGCAGCGGCGATGTGCGTGTCTCGTGA
- the LOC100836502 gene encoding uncharacterized protein C227.17c translates to MSADPGKKPETTGGGGPQLPRPDFVKSFDALWFCYSPFHQMQHYYRYGDFDTCFGKWGDLLDCLNLKTKSKAEVEEILLAREKAKPHFWTFRTVDEASENWWRMYRHVVITAAPRKPAGSAAPPVNSGGSS, encoded by the coding sequence ATGAGTGCGGATCCCGGAAAGAAGCCCGAGACtaccggcggcgggggcccgCAGCTACCGCGGCCGGACTTCGTAAAGAGCTTCGACGCGCTGTGGTTCTGCTACTCACCGTTCCACCAGATGCAGCACTACTACCGGTACGGGGATTTCGACACCTGCTTCGGCAAGTGGGGCGATCTCCTCGACTGCCTCAATCTCAAGACAAAGAGTAAGGCGGAGGTGGAAGAGATCCTCCTCGCGCGGGAGAAGGCCAAGCCGCACTTCTGGACCTTCCGAACCGTCGACGAGGCGTCGGAGAACTGGTGGAGGATGTACAGGCACGTGGTGATCACGGCGGCCCCGCGGAAGCCTGCGGGTTCTGCCGCGCCTCCTGTCAATTCTGGTGGTAGTTCTTGA
- the LOC100836199 gene encoding AAA-ATPase At5g57480-like, whose amino-acid sequence MEFLSQMWSLLGLLTILQNVLPTQLLSLLHSLWQSLQDSLTPYSYFDVPEFLGSAAVEPNALYRHVQLYLHRSLLLSSSPPPPRLTLSLPRSLSGVSGVPPSASSVSVSLSPNHSVPDAFGGHRAVWTHHADTLQDSLEERRSFSLRLPKRHAASLLPAYLAHLAAAADALERASRARRLHTNGASCPRGGGSSASWSSVPFCHPSTFETLALDQELKARLLADLTAFAGDGGREFYRRTGRPWKRGYLLHGPPGSGKSSLIAAMANHLRYDVFDLELTRVTTNADLRALLIQTTNRSLIVIEDIDCSLHLTGDRSSKRRRQRNNKRRRSLDDDSSDDDSDDDDGRGGSDGHRGKVTLSGLLNFTDGLWSCCGEERIIVFTTNHVDGIDPALLRPGRMDVHVRLGPCGAYAMRELVDRYVGAGVGEHETLDAAEKCIADGAEMTAAEVGEVLLRNRDEPETAVSELAAELKARVKAADELQWEDSAAELSDESPTKKGRKGFAGWEGKVRILGRLRSLTKSESGRRGV is encoded by the coding sequence ATGGAGTTCCTGTCGCAGATGTGGTCGCTCCTGGGCCTGCTGACCATCCTGCAGAACGTCCTCCCCACTCAGCTCCTCTCCCTGCTCCACTCGCTCTGGCAGTCGCTCCAGGACTCGCTCACGCCCTACTCCTACTTCGACGTCCCGGAGTTCCTcggctccgccgccgtggagcCCAACGCGCTCTACCGCCACGTCCAGCTCTACCTCCACCGCTCcctgctcctctcctcctcccctccgcctccccgcctCACCCTCTCGCTGCCGCGCTCCCTCTCGGGCGTCTCCGGAGTGCCGCCATCGGCGTCGTCCGTGTCGGTGTCGCTCTCCCCGAACCACTCTGTTCCCGACGCTTTCGGCGGCCACCGCGCCGTGTGGACGCACCACGCCGACACGCTCCAGGACTCGCTCGAGGAGCGGCGGTCCTTCTCGCTGCGCCTCCCGAAGCGGCACGCGGCGTCCCTCCTCCCGGCGTACCTCGCGCAcctggcggccgcggcggacgCCCTGGAGCGCGCGTCCAGGGCGCGGCGGCTGCATACGAACGGCGCCTCGTgcccgcgcggcggcgggtccTCGGCGTCGTGGTCGTCCGTGCCATTCTGCCACCCGTCCACGTTCGAGACGCTCGCGCTGGACCAGGAACTCAAGGCGCGGCTCCTGGCCGACCTCACGGCGTTCGCCGGAGACGGCGGGAGGGAGTTCTACCGCCGGACGGGCCGGCCCTGGAAGCGCGGGTACCTGCTCCACGGGCCGCCCGGGTCCGGGAAGTCGTCGCTGATCGCCGCCATGGCGAACCACCTCCGCTACGACGTGTTCGACCTCGAGCTCACCCGCGTCACCACCAACGCCGACCTCCGCGCGCTGCTCATCCAGACCACCAACCGCTCGCTCATCGTCATCGAGGACATCGACTGCTCCCTCCACCTCACGGGCGACCGCTCCAGCAAGAGACGACGGCAGCGCAACAACAAGAGACGCCGTAGTCTCGACGATGACTCGTCCGACGACGACTCggatgacgacgacggccgcggcggcagcgacggccACAGGGGGAAGGTGACGCTCTCGGGGCTCCTCAACTTCACCGACGGCCTGTGGTCGTGCTGCGGCGAGGAGCGGATCATCGTGTTCACGACCAACCACGTGGACGGCATCGACCCGGCGCTGCTGCGCCCGGGGAGGATGGACGTGCACGTGCGGCTGGGCCCGTGCGGCGCGTACGCCATGCGGGAGCTCGTGGACCGCtacgtcggcgccggcgtcggcgagcaCGAGACGCTCGACGCGGCGGAGAAGTGCATCGCGGACGGGGCGGAGATGACGGCGGCTGAGGTGGGGGAAGTTCTGCTGAGGAACAGGGACGAGCCGGAGACGGCGGTATCGGAGCTGGCGGCCGAGCTCAAGGCGCGGGTGAAAGcggccgacgagctccagtgGGAGGActcggcggcggagctctCCGACGAGTCGCCCACGAAGAAAGGGAGGAAGGGGTTCGCCGGGTGGGAGGGCAAGGTTCGGATCTTGGGCCGGCTTAGGAGCCTcaccaaatcggagtcgggcCGGCGAGGCGTGTAG